One Pseudoalteromonas rubra genomic window, GTAATTTTGCCTCTACGTGCTGCAATGCGCCTGGAACTACAGCTATCTGGTTGGCTCTTGGGTAGCTGGATAAACCTTGCTGACCATATTCCTGACCGGCTACGGCAACAGCGGGGCGTTTGTCCCCAAAACCCGGTAACGCTGATGTAAGCATGTTGTTGCTAAACCCACTTTGGGCGTCTAACTGCGCTTTAAGCGTTTGTACAAACTGACGTCTTTGCTCATCCGTCTGATATTGCTCAGCTGGCAGGGTAATTTGCCCGACCAGTTTATCCTGGGTATTAACACCGTAATCTGCATAAGTAGCCTTATAGCTTGCTGAGATCATCACAGCAGCAACAATCAAAATGGTGATCGATAAAAATACCTCGCCGATCACCAGGGCTTTATTGAGTTTACCTGCACCTTTGCCCAGCGCGCCGCGTGTTCCATCGCGCAGTACGGCATTAAAGTCGCCGTTAATATTGCGCCATGCGGGCAGAAAGCCGGTGACAAAAATGGTACCCACCAGGAAACCAAAAAAGACTTTCAGGGTGTATGCGTCTATGCCAAAGTTCCACCAAAACGGCGGTCTGTCGGTAAAGAACTGATTGGTGACAGTTTGCGTTATTTCTAATCCCCAGCCAACGAGCAATAGCCCAATTAAACCACCCAAACCGCAGATCAGCAGACTTTCCCATAACAGCTGACTCAGTAACCGTCCAGTTGGTGCGCCCAGAGCAACGCGAATAGCCGTTTCCTGAGAGCGCTCAACGGCGCGTGACAACAACAAGTTACCCACATTGACGGACGCCAGCACTAAGATAAGGATCGCCGCAGTATGCATAACATAAACAACCGACATACCGCCATCAGCGGTTGACTGGTGCATGGTGAGAGCATACGCGCTCAGACCTGAATTGGTTTTTGGGTAACGTTGCTCCAGGCGCTGCATGATCAGCGTAAGTTCCTGATCGAGCTGGTCAATCGTGACACCTGGTTTTCTCAGCGCTAACCCTGTTACCTGCGCGTTTTGCTCCCGCGAGACTTGCTGTGGATTATCGCGCAGAGGCCGCCAAATCTGAGCTCTGCGTGGGTAGTAATAGCCTTCTGGCATCACGCCAATGATACGGTAGGGCTGGCCGTTAATATCGACGCTGCGTGACAGGATCTCCTGATCAGCACCAAAATGGTTTTGCCAGATATCGTAACCCAGTACCACCACATTCTGCGCGCCTATCTTGTCTTCTTCGGCTGTAAATGTTCTGCCTAATAACGGGGCGGTACGGGTGAGTTCAAACAAATTGGCACGGGCATCTGCGCTTTGGTATCTGCGTGCACCGTCACGCCCGGCTATATTGACAACGTCGTTGCGGTAGGCGCTAAACTCACTGGCCCCGGACAACTGCGCTTCGACCTCGGCAAAATCATGAATATTAAAACCACCAAAATTACGCAGGCCATTGGTTGAGGTGGTGATCTCAATTAAGTGCTCACCGTCTTCAAAGGGTAAAGGCTTAAATAGCATCGAATTCATAAATGAAAACAGGTAAACACTTAAGCCAAGACCTGTCGCCATGACAAACACGGTGAGTGCGCTAAAGCTGGGCTTTTTGGCCAGCAGGCGCAGGGCATATTTGATATCGCTGCGAATACTCATCATCTTCCCCCTTAACTGTGCACCACGTCTGCAAGCTCAGGCTGTGCAGCTTGGGTCTTGTGATCGGCAATGATCCGGCCATCAAGCACTTCAATTTTGCGTTGTGCCCGTTCGGCAGAGCGCGGATCATGCGTTACCATACAAATGGTGGCCCCTTCCTGATGAAGGGTATCAAGCAGCGCCAGTACATCGTGGGCATTTTTAGAGTCCAGGTTGCCGGTAGGTTCATCCGCCAGAATTAAACTGGGCGATCCTGCGATGGCGCGGGCGATGGCAACACGTTGCTGCTGACCACCTGATAACTGCGACGGGTAATGATTAGTACGGTGGCTCATATTGACCTTGGCTAACGCGTCAGCCGCCATTTGCTTAACCTGCGTCTTACTCAAATCTTTACGGTAGGTCAGCGGGAGCTCGACGTTTTCCATCACATCTAAATCACTGATCAAATTAAAAGATTGAAAGATAAATCCAATTTGATTGTTGCGTATCCGGGCGCGCTCTGTTTTGCTGATATTCCCCACTTCATGTCCTGCAAGCTGGTAACTCCCTGAGGTTGGCGTATCCAACAGACCTAACAGGGATAACAGGGTCGACTTGCCAGAACCGGATGGCCCTGAAATGGCAATATATTCTTGCTGGTGCACTTGCAGTGATACATCGTTCAGTGCATGGGTTTCCAGGTCGTCAGAGAAAAAGACTTTACTGAGATTTTTTAATGCTAATACAGGCTGAGTCATGGCGGTTTCCTAGTTGATTCTGAATTGGTTATAACTTTCGAAGCGGCTTGGATCAGATGTGACTATCTGATCACCCTCTTCAAGTCCTTGAATAATTTGTACATAATTGACAGAGCCCAGCCCGAGTTGCACGGCTGTACGCGTGGCCATTAAACCATCTGCGCTGAGTTTGTAAATACTGGATTGGGTCTGACTTTGGGTAAATAAGGGCCGTGATACATACAGCGTGTTATCAAGCTCTGCGATGGTGATTTCACCATCGACGCTAAGCGCAGGCCGCGCATCGCTCGGTAGTGGCTCGCTAAAGGCAACATCGACCTGTACACTGCCTTGCACAACTTCAGGGTCGATACGCGTGATCTGGCCCAAGACCTGATTATTTTGGGTATCAATGGTGACCTTCTGGCCCACCTTAATTTGCTGAATTTGTAGCTCAGGGACTTGCAGCTCAGCGATGAGCGCCCCCTGGTCAGCCAGTTTGGCAATGTTGCTGCCCATGCTGACATGCTGACCAACTTCAACGGGTAGCGCTAAAATAATGCTATCAATGGAGGCGCGGACACTCAGTTCATCCACTTGCGTTTGAATGCGTGACACCCGGTTTTTGAGCTGGTTGAGTCTGGCAAAGCGAGCATGTTGCTGCGCTTTTAAGCTTTTAGCCGATTCAGCCATTTGTTCTTTTCTGGATGCCAGAGTCTGACGCGCCTGTTCAAGGGCAATTTTGGCGCGCTGAAAGTCCAGTTTTGAGACCGCGCCGGTTTCAATTAACTCAAGGTGCGCCTGGTATTCGTGTTCAGCACCATCAACTGCCATCCGGGCATTGAGCATATCGGCGCGTTGTTGTGCAATCGCGGCTTGCTCAGCCAAATCACTGGCCTGGTGCTCGGCTTCCAGCGCAGAGAACTCCCACTTGGCCTCAGCCAACTGTTGTTCTAAACGCGGATTCGTTAAGCGCACAATCTCGTCGCCCTGGCGTACCTCTTGTCCTGGCTTGTACAGCAGCGCCTCTACTTTGGCATCGCCACTGGCCGACAGCCATTGCACATTTTCAGGAATCAGCACGCCATTACCACGCACGGTGACAGTGAAACTGCCTCTTTTAACCTGATTAATGATTAAAGAGTTGGCTTTGAGCGTAAGTTCCGCACGAGAGTACTGCCACACTTGGTAGGTACCAAAAGCCACCGCCACTAGCGCGATAAGTGCTATGACTAAGGTCCGCGGAGATCTTGTCTTTTTTGTCGTTACTGCAATGTCCATTTTCACTCCTGGTCGAATAAGAACAATTTGAGAGTAACAGAGCAGGCATTGTGCCAATTTTTAAGGGATTGATTTTAAATGGATTTATGTTTTTTTGAATTTCTCAGTCCCATATTTGGGATTTAATTTGAGACTAGGCTCAAAGATGAGACTGGCGGTGTGGCTAGTCATACTAAGGTGGTTAATTAACTTGGGGGGCGGTTTGGTGTTTAGGTCGTTGAAGCATTTTTTGAAGGTATGTGTCTTTGCAAATTTCGGTGCACTTCAATCTAGAACATAGGGATGCGCCGTTAATTTTGAGCTCAAGCATAATGGACTTGAGTTGAGCCATTACTGCTGACGGCGGGCAAGAGGTAGGTTAGCTTGTCGGATATTTTTAGGTGGATGTCCTCGCTATCCTCTCAATGGCTCTGGGCTGCGTGTCGGAACACGGCGCTTTCCTTTTCGCCTCAAGTTGAGCTTTAGCATATTGTAAACTCGTTCAACACGCTTCTTGTTCCATGTTTTGCCCTGATGCCTGAGCCGTTTAAATAGCTTGGGCAAACCCCAGCGAGGGTGGCGCTCTACAAGCAACAGCAGCGCATCGATTACCTCATCATCTGGTGGCCGCTTGTGGGTGTAGTAATAGACACTTCGATTTAGTCCTGCAACCTCACAAGCAAGTGCCACACTTACCCCAAACTGCTCAAGGAAATGCTCAACCCACGCTCTACGCCTGCTTGTGCTCACAGCTTTTTTGCAACAATTTCCTCAAGCATCGTGTGTTTCAGACTCAGTGTTGCAAACATATCCTTGAGCTTGCGATTCTCTTCTTCAAGTTCTTTCAGTCGCTTTACATCCGACGCTTCCATGCCGCCATATTTGGAGCGCCATTTATAAAATGTGCTCTGTCCTATTCCATGTTTTCGGCAAAGATCTGGAACCGATACACCCGATTCAGCTTCTTTGATCATGGCAACAATTTGTGACTCGGTGAACTTGCTTTTTCTCATCGTAAAACTTCCTTCTTTTGTTAATGGAAATTCTACTCAAGAACTGTTGCAGTTTATGGGGGAGTTACAAGCTTATCGGATATTTTAAGATGGATGTCCTTGGAACACTGGCATCCTTGGAACACTGGCACACTCAGTACATTCACTTAGTGCATGTTCTCACAAAATCCTCCCCGCAAAAACCTCATGATGGATGTTTCATCGATATTTCCAGTAAGGCTCGTTTTCTATAGTGAGCAGTAGGCTTGAAGACGAGTGCTCCTAGTGGTATTTTGTCGCTCCCATTTTGGGTAAGTACCCTTAGTGGGCGGTGCTAAGGCTTAGAAACAGAGCCAAACCAGCATTCCTACTAATTCATCGTTATATACCGAACATTAAGCAGAGGAGTATTTATGAAAAAATTAATCATCGGGTGTTTTCTTTTCTTATTTTGTAGCGTATCCAATGCGCAGGTTTATCAATCTGGGCCAATTAAAGTTCAGAGTTTGCGGGTAACTAACAACGTCACTTATGTTCGCTTTTCTCCGGCGTTAAATGCATGTGAGGGTGGTTATCATTATCGTATGCATGCCAAAGTCAATAATGATAATACAGCGTTAATTTCATCTTTGCTTACAGCATATACAGCTCAAAAAACACTTGGTTATGTTTTTGTAAGTGGTGAGGGTAAGGCGTGTTCACCAAGTCATATCTTAACTCTTGACATGATAGAATTTAGTCAACAGTAATGTGATATCATATGTCAATAGTTGATGGCGTTAATAGCACACAAGGATTGGGTTTTGGATATTATAGAAAAACATTGGATAAAGATACCAGCGATTTTATATGTTGTTGGATTCATTGTTCATAATTCATATTTATCAAGCTTTGGAAGTTATGAATTTCAGTTAGTTCAAGCTAAATACATACTCTCTGGATTTGGAGCAGTAGTTTTTTCCGTTATCTGTATTGTATACACTGGAATTAAGGTTAACTTATCCAATGTAAGTAAAAGCCTCACCATTGATAAGGTTTTACCCTGGTCTCTGAGAGTTATTTCTCTCCCTTATGTTATTTACGCAATCTTGTATGGAAAAGAGCTGTTTGAGATTGGTCGAGATGCAAAGGACTCACTTATTCTAATCGGGGTTCTAGCATCTCTAATAGCTCATGCTGTCGTCGCTTGTACGATATTAGATATTGCTTTAATGCCAGGCGACAATGAAAGCCGTCTTAAAAAGACACTTTCTTTTCTCTCAAGAGCGTTATCAATACCCATGCTTATCGTTACGCTAGTGATTGCTTGGAATATTCCTGAGTTTTCGGGGGTCTTGAAAGCAACCACATACTTCTTTTTTGGCTATGTGGCGATTGCCATGAGTCAGAATGATAAGGGGTTGGGAATTGAATTACGCTGTACTGATCCTGACATAAAAGAAAGATATGATAAATTATATCAAGCGGCATTCAGTATAGTTGGCGTGTTCTTTGTTTTATGGACAATTGCAAGCTATTACACTAAGTATATTTACCCTAAAATCCCCGTTGCTTTAGGGGGCGCAAAGCTTGAATTTGTATCTATCAAAACCAAAGAAAAAGTGTACGATTCCTACTTAATACAAGAAACTAAAGATTGGGTAATGTACATAGATAAGTCAAGCGGCCAAGTCGAAAAAATCAAAACAAGCCTTATAGAAAAAATTGTTTTTAAAGATGAAATGCCAAACCAGCCATTGAAGCAAAAGGAATGACAGTTGGCCTTTGTTTATATTGGCTAACTAGTGTGTGCTTTTTATCGTGTTAAAAGCACAACCTAAAGGTGCTGTGAAAAGCTGACAAGCCCGTCATGTGCAGAACCAAATTACCTGGCTTGATTCGCTACTTTACACATTTAATTCAAGCATTTTGCTCCACGTATATGGGCGTTACACACAGAAGGAACCGCCACAATGAATCACGTCATGTTTGATATTGATGGCACGCTTATCGAATCCTATGATTTTGATTCTGAGTGTTTTGCTGAAGCCGTCGAGGCAGTGACAGGATATGAGATTGATACAAACTGGTCTCGCTACACACA contains:
- a CDS encoding efflux RND transporter periplasmic adaptor subunit: MDIAVTTKKTRSPRTLVIALIALVAVAFGTYQVWQYSRAELTLKANSLIINQVKRGSFTVTVRGNGVLIPENVQWLSASGDAKVEALLYKPGQEVRQGDEIVRLTNPRLEQQLAEAKWEFSALEAEHQASDLAEQAAIAQQRADMLNARMAVDGAEHEYQAHLELIETGAVSKLDFQRAKIALEQARQTLASRKEQMAESAKSLKAQQHARFARLNQLKNRVSRIQTQVDELSVRASIDSIILALPVEVGQHVSMGSNIAKLADQGALIAELQVPELQIQQIKVGQKVTIDTQNNQVLGQITRIDPEVVQGSVQVDVAFSEPLPSDARPALSVDGEITIAELDNTLYVSRPLFTQSQTQSSIYKLSADGLMATRTAVQLGLGSVNYVQIIQGLEEGDQIVTSDPSRFESYNQFRIN
- the tnpA gene encoding IS66 family insertion sequence element accessory protein TnpA, with the protein product MRKSKFTESQIVAMIKEAESGVSVPDLCRKHGIGQSTFYKWRSKYGGMEASDVKRLKELEEENRKLKDMFATLSLKHTMLEEIVAKKL
- a CDS encoding IS3 family transposase → MSTSRRRAWVEHFLEQFGVSVALACEVAGLNRSVYYYTHKRPPDDEVIDALLLLVERHPRWGLPKLFKRLRHQGKTWNKKRVERVYNMLKLNLRRKGKRRVPTRSPEPLRG
- a CDS encoding ABC transporter ATP-binding protein, with product MTQPVLALKNLSKVFFSDDLETHALNDVSLQVHQQEYIAISGPSGSGKSTLLSLLGLLDTPTSGSYQLAGHEVGNISKTERARIRNNQIGFIFQSFNLISDLDVMENVELPLTYRKDLSKTQVKQMAADALAKVNMSHRTNHYPSQLSGGQQQRVAIARAIAGSPSLILADEPTGNLDSKNAHDVLALLDTLHQEGATICMVTHDPRSAERAQRKIEVLDGRIIADHKTQAAQPELADVVHS
- a CDS encoding ADOP family duplicated permease is translated as MMSIRSDIKYALRLLAKKPSFSALTVFVMATGLGLSVYLFSFMNSMLFKPLPFEDGEHLIEITTSTNGLRNFGGFNIHDFAEVEAQLSGASEFSAYRNDVVNIAGRDGARRYQSADARANLFELTRTAPLLGRTFTAEEDKIGAQNVVVLGYDIWQNHFGADQEILSRSVDINGQPYRIIGVMPEGYYYPRRAQIWRPLRDNPQQVSREQNAQVTGLALRKPGVTIDQLDQELTLIMQRLEQRYPKTNSGLSAYALTMHQSTADGGMSVVYVMHTAAILILVLASVNVGNLLLSRAVERSQETAIRVALGAPTGRLLSQLLWESLLICGLGGLIGLLLVGWGLEITQTVTNQFFTDRPPFWWNFGIDAYTLKVFFGFLVGTIFVTGFLPAWRNINGDFNAVLRDGTRGALGKGAGKLNKALVIGEVFLSITILIVAAVMISASYKATYADYGVNTQDKLVGQITLPAEQYQTDEQRRQFVQTLKAQLDAQSGFSNNMLTSALPGFGDKRPAVAVAGQEYGQQGLSSYPRANQIAVVPGALQHVEAKLLDGRLFSNSDNAEDKRTVIVTDSFVQQYMNSEQPVGQRVQFINEDGSKGPWFTIVGVVKHVVQTMPNRDKAMRTPSVYLPFAQSPRASVFISVQLQSDTQSAKAALTRVINRIDPQLPVFNIATLDARLTQRVAPLRFVGGVFMLFGLASLLLAASGIYGVMANTISQRTQEIGVKRALGASENRITVEFLLSGTMQLLLGAVPGLAIGLALGYAMSVPIGVEFFDVAVTAVVLTGVLSLVVLLATYLPTQRALSNEPANTLHNH